The stretch of DNA AAATAGAAAAAATCTTACAACTAAAATATTTATTTCTATGTTATTAGGCTTGATTTTCGGTTTAGTTCTTAAGTCTTTTCCTAATACTTTTATTAAAGATACTATTTTTTTAAATGGTATAATCAAAGTCTTAGGTGATGGTTTTTTAGCTATTATAAAAATGATGGTAGTTCCATTAGTTCTAATTTCTTTAACTTGTGGAGCATCCTCTATGGGAAATGTTAATAAATTGGGTCGAATAGGTTTTAAAACTTTTATATTTTATGTTTCTACCACTTGCGTAGCAATAACAATAGCAATCTGTATAGCATTTTTAATTAATCCTGGTGTTGGTCTTGACATGTCACATCTAGTTTCTGAAATGCCAGTTATCTCTGAAACAAAATCCTTTAGTGAGCTCCTACTTAGTATAATTCCTTTAAACCCATTTAAATCTATGGTTGAAGGGGAAATGTTACAAATTATATTCTTTTCAATTTTATTAGGTCTTTCTATCAGTTTAGTTGGGGAAAAAGCTAAAGTTTTTAAAGAATTTTTTGAAAGCGCAAATGAAGTTGTTATGAAAATGGTACAAGTAGTTATGAATCTAGCTCCTTTTGGAGTATTTGCCTTAATTACAAATACTTTTGCAACAACAGGTTTTGATGCCATGATTCCATTATTTAAATATATGTCTGTTATTTTAATAGCTCTTTTAATCCACGGCTTATTTATATATGGTGGAATGTTTAAATTATTTACAGGTCTTAATGTTAAACCTTTTCTGAAGAGATTTATCAAACCTGCTTCTATAGTATTTTCTACTGCGTCTAGTAATGCAGCATTACCTGTTACTTTAGACACTATGGATGATATGGGAGTTAGTAACTCAATTTCATCTTTTACTATTCCACTTGGGTCTACTATAAATATGGATGGAACTGCCATAATGCAAGGTGCCGCTGCAATATTTATAGCTCAAATTTATGGTATTGATCTTTCTATAAGTACTATTATTACTATTATTTTAACAGCAACATTAGCTTCTATCGGAACTGCTGGTGTTCCAGGTGTTGGAATGGTTATGTTATCTATGGTTCTTCAATCTGTTGGATTACCTATTGAAGGTATTGGTTTAATCTTAGGAGTAGATAGAATTTTAGATATGTGTAGAAGTACTCTAAATACTATGGGAGATTGTATTTGTACTATGATAATTGCCAAAAGCGAAAATTCATTTAATGAAGATAAATACTATTCTGTTGATAATACTATCATTGATAATAGTGAAGTACTCCCTAGTTAAAAATAAAAGATCTGTTCTTAAATTATTAATTAGTTAAGTTTATGCAAAAAAGGTGAATTCTATCGAATTCACCTTTTCCTATTAATTGGCTAGTTACTAGTATAATACCAATTTTATTTACTTTATTTTATTAAATATCTCATTTATAATTTGGACTCTTTCTTCACCTAAAGTATTAGATAATTTTACTGGCATATGCTCACCCTTATAAACTCTATCTTCATTAGAATTTATAATTTTAATTACTTTTCCTTCTAAATCTTCATAAGATAAAAGGTCCTCCAAATATAAATCAACTAAATCCTTTAAGTGTGTTGCTAGTTCCTTTGGATTTCTATAAACTGCTCTCATTAGTATTCCTCCATATTAACTTAAATAAATATAATATTCTATTGTATTATATATTATTATTAAACTTTTTCCTATATTATATTTTGATTTTTATAACATTCCAAAGGTTAATACAACTGTTGCAAAAACTATTGATACTATAGACATTAATTTTATTAATATATTTAATGAGGGACCTGTTGTATCTTTAAACGGATCTCCTACTGTATCTCCTACTACAGCTGCCTTATGACAATCTGAACCCTTTCCACCTAATACACCTGATTCTATATATTTTTTAGCATTATCCCAAGCTCCACCTGAGTTTGCCATCATGATCGCTAATACAAATCCTGTTACTGTTGATCCAGCAAGTAATCCTGCAACTCCATTAGGCCCTAAAATTAGCCCTATTATAAGTGGAGTTAATATAGCTATAGCTGCAATTATTATAAGTTCTTTTTGCGCAGATTTAGTACATATATCTACACATGCACCATAATCTGGTTCTGATTTCCCATCCATAAGTCCTGGTATTTCTTTAAATTGTCTTCTCACTTCTACAACTATTTTTGAAGCTGCTC from Clostridium chauvoei encodes:
- a CDS encoding dicarboxylate/amino acid:cation symporter, coding for MRNRKNLTTKIFISMLLGLIFGLVLKSFPNTFIKDTIFLNGIIKVLGDGFLAIIKMMVVPLVLISLTCGASSMGNVNKLGRIGFKTFIFYVSTTCVAITIAICIAFLINPGVGLDMSHLVSEMPVISETKSFSELLLSIIPLNPFKSMVEGEMLQIIFFSILLGLSISLVGEKAKVFKEFFESANEVVMKMVQVVMNLAPFGVFALITNTFATTGFDAMIPLFKYMSVILIALLIHGLFIYGGMFKLFTGLNVKPFLKRFIKPASIVFSTASSNAALPVTLDTMDDMGVSNSISSFTIPLGSTINMDGTAIMQGAAAIFIAQIYGIDLSISTIITIILTATLASIGTAGVPGVGMVMLSMVLQSVGLPIEGIGLILGVDRILDMCRSTLNTMGDCICTMIIAKSENSFNEDKYYSVDNTIIDNSEVLPS
- a CDS encoding TIGR04540 family protein, translating into MRAVYRNPKELATHLKDLVDLYLEDLLSYEDLEGKVIKIINSNEDRVYKGEHMPVKLSNTLGEERVQIINEIFNKIK